From one Dyella sp. 2HG41-7 genomic stretch:
- a CDS encoding SDR family oxidoreductase, with product MTSRTSLSPFDFRGYRVVVAGGSKGIGRSMALAFAASGAAVSVCARGIDALKETARAIEAHGVLTHYRSCDLSEAAAIDAYIADAAQSMGGIDVLINNATGYGFGDTDEGWLTDFQVDLMAAVRASRAALPHLSASPHASILHTSSIAGLNPRPTTPAYGAMKAALCHYTTSQALSLAAQRIRVNAIAPGSIEFEGGLWDRCKRDDPTRYAAVQARIPFGRYGTPEEVAHAALFLASPWASWITGQTLCVDGGQQLNG from the coding sequence GTGACGTCACGGACATCTCTCTCTCCATTCGATTTTCGCGGTTATCGCGTTGTCGTCGCCGGCGGCAGCAAAGGCATCGGCCGCAGCATGGCGCTTGCCTTTGCCGCGTCGGGCGCGGCCGTATCGGTATGCGCGCGCGGTATTGATGCATTGAAGGAAACGGCTCGCGCCATCGAAGCCCATGGGGTGCTCACGCACTATCGCTCATGCGATTTGAGCGAAGCGGCTGCTATCGATGCGTATATCGCGGATGCCGCTCAATCGATGGGCGGCATCGATGTGTTGATCAACAACGCCACCGGCTACGGCTTTGGCGATACCGACGAAGGATGGTTGACCGACTTTCAGGTAGACCTGATGGCCGCCGTACGCGCATCGCGTGCAGCGCTGCCGCACTTATCCGCTTCGCCGCACGCCAGCATTCTGCACACCAGCTCCATCGCAGGATTGAACCCGCGCCCCACCACGCCCGCGTATGGCGCGATGAAAGCGGCGCTTTGTCACTACACCACCTCGCAAGCGCTGTCTCTTGCCGCGCAACGCATTCGCGTCAACGCGATTGCGCCGGGTTCTATCGAATTCGAAGGCGGCTTGTGGGATCGCTGTAAGCGCGACGATCCGACGCGCTACGCCGCCGTACAAGCGCGCATTCCGTTTGGCCGTTATGGCACGCCGGAAGAAGTGGCGCACGCGGCGCTGTTTCTCGCTTCGCCCTGGGCCAGTTGGATCACAGGCCAAACGCTGTGCGTCGATGGCGGCCAGCAATTGAACGGATGA
- the murB gene encoding UDP-N-acetylmuramate dehydrogenase, with translation MGGYTLIENAPLVSRNTLRVPVKVKLLAEIRDAAKLPELLDFPAIRSSRMLVLGEGSNILLTVDIDGTVLAMETRGVHMEQDGDIAHIAVAAGERWDDFVRWTLGQGLAGLENLILIPGTVGAAPIQNIGAYGTEVAEFIESVEAWDRIERRVVTLDRRACAFAYRDSIFKHEPDRFIVTAVRFALPRQHALRLDYAGIREELERMGVDKPAPFHVAEAVVHLRTRKLPDPAVIGNAGSFFKNPIVDAAQGEALKHDHPELVAWPGKDGRWKLSAAWLIESAGFKGARDGDAGISNRHALVLVNHGKASGQELWRFAQQVIDGVQSRFGVRLEPEPMVIGMT, from the coding sequence ATGGGCGGCTACACCTTGATTGAAAACGCGCCGCTGGTCTCGCGCAACACCTTGCGCGTCCCGGTGAAGGTGAAGCTGCTCGCGGAAATTCGCGATGCCGCAAAACTGCCGGAGTTGCTGGATTTCCCCGCTATTCGTAGCAGTCGCATGCTGGTGCTCGGCGAAGGTAGCAACATTCTGTTGACGGTCGATATCGACGGCACCGTACTGGCGATGGAAACGCGCGGCGTGCATATGGAGCAAGACGGCGATATCGCGCATATCGCCGTCGCCGCCGGCGAACGCTGGGACGATTTCGTGCGCTGGACGCTGGGCCAAGGCCTTGCAGGTTTGGAAAACCTGATCCTTATCCCCGGCACCGTCGGCGCCGCACCGATTCAAAACATCGGCGCCTACGGCACGGAAGTGGCCGAATTTATCGAGAGCGTCGAAGCGTGGGACCGCATCGAGCGCCGTGTGGTCACGCTGGATCGACGTGCCTGCGCATTCGCCTACCGCGACTCGATCTTCAAGCATGAGCCTGATCGTTTCATCGTGACGGCCGTGCGATTCGCCCTGCCTCGCCAACACGCATTGCGCCTGGACTACGCCGGCATTCGCGAAGAATTGGAGCGCATGGGCGTGGACAAACCCGCTCCGTTTCACGTTGCCGAAGCGGTCGTGCACCTGCGCACGCGCAAACTTCCCGATCCTGCCGTAATCGGCAATGCGGGCAGCTTTTTCAAAAACCCCATCGTCGACGCCGCGCAAGGCGAGGCGTTGAAACACGATCATCCAGAACTCGTCGCGTGGCCTGGCAAAGACGGCCGCTGGAAACTCTCCGCCGCGTGGCTGATCGAATCCGCCGGGTTCAAAGGCGCGCGCGACGGCGACGCTGGCATCTCCAATCGGCACGCGCTGGTGCTGGTCAATCACGGCAAAGCCAGTGGGCAGGAGCTTTGGCGATTCGCACAACAGGTGATCGATGGCGTGCAATCGCGATTCGGTGTGCGATTGGAACCGGAGCCGATGGTCATCGGGATGACCTGA
- a CDS encoding class I SAM-dependent methyltransferase: MNTLRSTERFSDRVADYVRYRPTYPAALLDWLHKAQGVTTDWRIADVGAGTGISSKLFLDAGHTVVAVEPNAAMRGAAVEWLSSYRTFSAVDGRADATTLDDGSVALVSVAQAFHWFDPESTRREFHRILRPGGLAAIYWNSRRLVGTPFLEGYEALLKTYGTDYTSVAERYADEPQMREWFGQGWRGTASFDHRQLLDFDALRGRLMSSSYAPQAGHPNHEPMIDALRKLFDTCAVNDQISFDYDTRVYVGEVL, translated from the coding sequence ATGAACACACTTCGCAGCACCGAACGTTTTAGCGATCGCGTCGCCGACTACGTACGCTATCGCCCGACCTATCCCGCCGCCTTGCTCGATTGGCTGCACAAGGCGCAGGGTGTCACCACGGATTGGCGCATCGCCGACGTCGGCGCCGGCACGGGCATCTCCAGCAAATTGTTTCTCGATGCCGGCCACACGGTTGTCGCCGTGGAACCGAATGCAGCGATGCGCGGCGCCGCTGTCGAATGGTTGTCGAGCTATCGGACATTCAGTGCGGTCGACGGTCGTGCGGACGCCACCACGCTGGACGATGGCAGCGTCGCACTCGTTTCAGTTGCGCAAGCTTTTCATTGGTTCGATCCCGAAAGCACGCGTCGCGAATTCCATCGCATTCTTCGCCCGGGTGGATTGGCCGCCATCTATTGGAACTCGCGCCGTCTGGTCGGCACACCGTTTCTGGAGGGCTATGAGGCCTTGCTGAAAACCTATGGCACCGACTACACCAGCGTCGCCGAGCGTTACGCCGACGAGCCGCAAATGCGCGAATGGTTCGGCCAAGGCTGGCGAGGCACGGCCAGCTTCGATCACCGCCAACTGCTCGATTTCGATGCGCTGCGCGGTCGCTTGATGTCATCTTCCTACGCACCGCAAGCCGGGCATCCCAACCATGAACCCATGATCGACGCGCTGCGCAAGCTATTCGATACCTGTGCGGTGAATGACCAGATAAGCTTTGACTACGACACCCGCGTTTACGTCGGTGAGGTGCTTTGA
- a CDS encoding aldehyde dehydrogenase family protein, which produces MSHEILKALGLTGEQSGTYLGNGEWSKTTNAGTLQPINPATHEVIGTVHASSAADYDIIVKRAQEAFKVWRKTPAPQRGEAVRLCGEALRKHKDALGSLVALEMGKIKPEGDGEVQEMIDIADFAVGQSRMLYGYTMHSERPGHRMYEQYQPLGLVGIISAFNFPVAVWAWNAMLAAICGDICIWKPSPKTPLSAIATMKICNEALKAGGFPNLFFLFNDAGTELSQAFVDDHRIPLISFTGSTKVGRHVGERVAKRMGRSLLELGGNNAIIVDESADLKLAIPAIVFGAVGTAGQRCTTTRRLFVHESIIGDVTDKLVAAYKQVEGKIGDPTLATTLMGPLNSKEAVGAYLAAIEKAKASGGTVRTGGTALTDRKGNFVLPAIVTGLKNSDEVVQTETFAPILYVMPFKTIDDAIELQNSVPQGLSSSIFTQNLKAAEQYLSAAGSDCGIANVNIGTSGAEIGGAFGGEKETGGGRESGSDAWKVYMRRQTNTINYSDSLPLAQGIKFDL; this is translated from the coding sequence ATGTCCCACGAAATCCTCAAGGCGCTCGGCCTTACCGGCGAGCAGTCGGGTACGTATCTCGGCAACGGTGAATGGTCCAAGACGACGAACGCCGGCACGCTGCAACCGATCAATCCGGCTACCCACGAGGTGATCGGTACGGTTCACGCGTCGAGCGCCGCCGACTACGACATCATCGTCAAGCGTGCCCAGGAGGCGTTCAAAGTTTGGCGCAAGACGCCGGCGCCGCAGCGCGGCGAAGCCGTGCGTCTGTGCGGCGAAGCGCTGCGCAAACATAAAGACGCGCTGGGTTCGCTGGTCGCGCTCGAAATGGGCAAGATCAAGCCCGAGGGCGACGGTGAAGTGCAAGAAATGATCGACATCGCCGACTTCGCCGTGGGCCAGAGCCGCATGCTCTACGGCTACACCATGCACTCGGAACGTCCCGGCCATCGCATGTACGAGCAGTATCAGCCGCTCGGCCTGGTCGGCATCATCAGCGCGTTCAACTTCCCGGTAGCCGTGTGGGCATGGAACGCGATGCTCGCGGCGATCTGCGGCGATATCTGCATTTGGAAGCCGTCGCCGAAAACACCGCTGTCAGCCATCGCGACGATGAAGATCTGCAACGAAGCGCTGAAAGCCGGCGGCTTCCCGAATCTGTTCTTCCTTTTCAACGACGCGGGCACGGAACTCTCGCAAGCCTTCGTCGACGACCATCGCATTCCGCTGATCAGCTTCACCGGTTCCACCAAGGTGGGTCGCCACGTCGGTGAACGCGTCGCCAAACGCATGGGTCGTTCGCTGCTGGAACTGGGCGGCAACAACGCCATCATCGTGGACGAAAGCGCGGATCTTAAGCTCGCCATTCCCGCCATCGTGTTTGGCGCCGTGGGCACCGCCGGTCAGCGTTGCACCACCACGCGCCGTTTGTTCGTGCACGAATCCATCATCGGCGACGTCACCGACAAGCTGGTCGCCGCGTACAAGCAGGTGGAAGGCAAGATCGGCGATCCTACGCTCGCCACCACGCTGATGGGACCGCTCAACAGCAAGGAAGCCGTGGGTGCATATCTCGCCGCCATCGAAAAAGCTAAAGCCAGCGGCGGCACGGTGCGCACCGGCGGCACGGCGTTGACGGATCGCAAAGGCAACTTCGTACTGCCTGCCATCGTCACTGGCTTGAAGAACAGCGACGAGGTCGTGCAAACCGAAACCTTCGCGCCGATTCTTTACGTCATGCCGTTCAAGACGATCGATGATGCGATCGAACTGCAGAACAGCGTGCCGCAAGGCCTGTCGTCGTCCATCTTCACGCAGAATCTGAAAGCGGCCGAACAGTATTTGTCGGCAGCCGGTTCGGATTGCGGTATCGCCAACGTCAATATCGGCACTTCCGGCGCCGAGATCGGCGGCGCGTTCGGTGGCGAGAAGGAAACCGGCGGCGGTCGCGAATCCGGTTCGGATGCATGGAAGGTCTACATGCGTCGCCAGACCAACACCATCAATTATTCGGATTCGTTGCCGCTGGCGCAGGGCATCAAGTTCGATCTGTAA
- a CDS encoding glycine zipper 2TM domain-containing protein, which produces MSKLAMKTLCLAIMTTAVAGLTACGHQASATDPGTDAASAASAQAQQAAQNAGPQYAQVVSVTPVHGSTNNPHQVCQDVVVNHTEPPKDQHHIAGTAIGAVAGGLLGHMVGSGKGNTLATVAGAVGGGYAGNRIEAAHQHDTVTSTTEHQCKTVNDTTDRIIGYDVQYVYNGVTRTTRMDHDPGNRVQVQEGVTSVSDAR; this is translated from the coding sequence ATGAGCAAATTGGCAATGAAAACGCTTTGTCTGGCAATCATGACGACGGCCGTCGCCGGGCTGACCGCTTGCGGCCATCAAGCCAGCGCCACCGATCCGGGCACCGATGCCGCCTCGGCCGCTTCGGCGCAAGCACAGCAAGCCGCGCAGAACGCCGGCCCGCAATACGCGCAGGTCGTCAGCGTGACGCCGGTGCACGGCAGCACCAATAACCCGCATCAGGTTTGCCAGGATGTGGTGGTCAATCACACCGAGCCGCCGAAGGATCAGCATCACATCGCAGGTACCGCGATCGGCGCCGTGGCGGGTGGTTTGCTGGGCCATATGGTCGGTAGCGGCAAGGGCAATACCCTGGCCACGGTGGCGGGCGCCGTGGGTGGCGGCTACGCGGGTAACCGCATCGAAGCCGCGCACCAGCACGACACCGTCACTTCGACCACCGAGCACCAGTGCAAGACGGTCAACGACACCACCGACCGCATCATCGGTTACGACGTGCAGTACGTGTACAACGGCGTAACCCGCACCACGCGCATGGATCACGATCCGGGCAATCGCGTGCAGGTGCAGGAAGGCGTTACGTCCGTCAGCGATGCGCGCTAA
- a CDS encoding quinone-dependent dihydroorotate dehydrogenase yields MYHWLRPLLFKLDAETAHGLTLYGLDVAHRSELARFVASTTDEMPVDAFGLHFPNPVGLAAGLDKNAAHLDALGALGFGFIEVGTVTPRPQVGNDRPRLFRLPRHEAIINRMGFNNDGVDALVRNVQASNYGGVLGINIGKNKDTPNDKAVDDYLFCLERVYAHASYITVNISSPNTKGLRDLQEEATLRRFIETLREAQERLGAQQGKRKPMLLKIAPDLTDAELDSVAEVLLAAGVDGVICTNTTIDHSAVASDPHGNETGGLSGTPLRARATSVVRGMRERLGDRIGIIGVGGIIDGTDAAEKIDAGAKLVQIYSGLIYRGPQLIAECVNEIRRQQEARDGR; encoded by the coding sequence ATGTATCACTGGCTTCGCCCTTTGCTCTTCAAGCTTGACGCCGAAACGGCGCACGGCCTGACGCTTTATGGCCTGGATGTCGCGCATCGCAGCGAATTGGCGCGGTTTGTCGCATCAACGACTGACGAGATGCCTGTCGACGCGTTCGGCCTGCACTTCCCCAATCCCGTAGGCCTTGCGGCTGGCTTGGATAAGAACGCAGCGCATCTCGATGCACTGGGCGCGCTAGGCTTCGGCTTTATCGAAGTAGGCACCGTGACGCCGCGACCACAAGTCGGCAACGACCGCCCTCGCCTGTTCCGCCTGCCGCGTCACGAAGCGATCATCAATCGCATGGGCTTCAATAACGACGGCGTCGATGCACTGGTGCGCAACGTGCAGGCATCCAACTATGGCGGCGTGCTGGGCATCAATATCGGCAAAAACAAAGATACGCCCAACGACAAGGCGGTCGACGATTATTTGTTTTGCCTGGAACGCGTGTATGCGCATGCGAGCTATATCACCGTCAATATTTCCTCGCCGAACACCAAAGGTTTGCGCGACCTTCAAGAAGAAGCCACGCTGCGCCGATTTATTGAGACCTTGCGCGAAGCACAGGAACGACTCGGCGCGCAGCAAGGCAAGCGCAAACCGATGTTGCTGAAGATCGCCCCCGACCTCACCGACGCCGAACTGGATAGCGTTGCCGAAGTACTGCTCGCTGCCGGCGTGGATGGCGTGATCTGCACCAACACCACCATCGACCACTCTGCCGTCGCCAGCGATCCACACGGCAACGAAACCGGCGGTCTTTCCGGCACGCCTTTGCGCGCGCGCGCCACGTCGGTGGTGCGCGGCATGCGCGAGCGACTTGGTGATCGCATCGGCATTATCGGCGTGGGCGGCATTATCGACGGCACCGATGCCGCGGAAAAAATCGATGCCGGCGCGAAACTGGTGCAGATCTATTCCGGGCTTATCTATCGCGGCCCGCAACTGATCGCCGAATGCGTGAACGAAATCCGCCGCCAGCAGGAAGCCCGCGATGGCCGTTGA
- the murJ gene encoding murein biosynthesis integral membrane protein MurJ translates to MTKDAGRGHALLVGAGILCSRLFGLVRQRVFSHYFGLSDAADIFSAALRVPNFLQNLFGEGVLSASFIPVYARLLAQHKQEDADRLAGAIFAILAVIISIIVALGVLTAPYLIWLIAPGYTGEKRELTILIVRILFPGTGILVWSAWCLGILNSHHKFFLSYAAPVIWNLSMIVTLLAFRHLDVNRLIVYLAWGTVLGCVLQFLVQLGPVLKLVPGLRLRLDLRNLHVKQVGGSFLGVAVGRGVVQISAFVDQAISTLLGSGAIAGMTTASSINLLPVSLFGMAVSASELPTLSRMAGDHVDDEVAAKLSTRLNNGLERIAFFIVPSAMAFFALGNVIVAALYQSGAFTSKDSHYVWAILAGSGVGLLASTFGRLYSSTYYAMRDTRTPLRFAMVRLAFTAVLGLASALLGPKLLGIPMQWGAVGLTASAGVAGWIEFHLLRRKMNKRLGATGVTASMMVKLWSAAIVAALAACAVERYMPEQRPIITAFFVLSTYGVAYFVVTFLLRVAVCREVISKVMRRAGIG, encoded by the coding sequence ATGACGAAAGACGCGGGCCGTGGACACGCTCTGCTGGTCGGGGCAGGCATCCTTTGCAGCCGCCTGTTTGGCTTGGTGCGGCAGCGCGTTTTTTCGCATTATTTCGGACTCTCCGACGCGGCGGATATTTTCAGCGCGGCATTGCGCGTTCCCAATTTTCTGCAAAATCTGTTCGGGGAAGGCGTGCTTTCCGCATCCTTTATTCCGGTTTATGCGCGACTGTTGGCGCAGCATAAGCAGGAGGATGCGGATCGTCTCGCGGGTGCGATCTTCGCCATTCTGGCGGTGATCATTTCCATCATCGTCGCCCTGGGTGTGCTGACGGCGCCTTATCTCATTTGGCTAATCGCACCGGGCTACACCGGCGAAAAACGCGAACTCACCATTTTGATCGTGCGGATTCTTTTTCCAGGTACCGGCATTCTGGTGTGGTCGGCGTGGTGTTTGGGCATTCTCAACAGTCACCACAAATTTTTCCTTTCGTATGCGGCGCCCGTGATCTGGAATCTTTCCATGATCGTGACGTTGCTGGCGTTCCGCCATTTGGATGTGAATCGCCTTATCGTGTACCTGGCATGGGGCACGGTGCTGGGTTGCGTGCTGCAGTTTTTGGTGCAGCTGGGTCCGGTGTTGAAACTGGTTCCGGGCCTGCGCTTGCGGCTGGATCTGCGCAATCTGCACGTCAAACAGGTGGGTGGGAGTTTTCTTGGCGTCGCGGTCGGGCGCGGTGTCGTGCAGATCAGCGCATTTGTGGATCAGGCCATTTCCACCTTGTTAGGTAGCGGCGCAATTGCGGGCATGACCACCGCATCGTCGATCAATTTGCTGCCGGTGAGTTTGTTCGGCATGGCGGTTTCCGCATCGGAATTGCCGACGCTTTCTCGCATGGCGGGTGATCATGTCGATGACGAAGTCGCGGCAAAGCTGTCCACGCGACTGAACAACGGATTGGAGCGCATCGCGTTTTTTATCGTGCCTTCCGCGATGGCGTTTTTTGCGTTGGGGAATGTGATCGTTGCGGCGCTTTATCAATCTGGCGCATTCACCAGCAAGGATTCGCATTACGTGTGGGCGATTCTCGCCGGCTCCGGCGTGGGGTTGCTTGCGTCCACCTTTGGGCGGCTCTATTCGTCTACTTATTACGCCATGCGCGATACGCGTACGCCGCTGCGATTTGCGATGGTACGGCTTGCGTTCACGGCTGTGTTGGGATTGGCTAGCGCGTTGCTCGGTCCGAAATTGCTGGGCATTCCAATGCAGTGGGGAGCGGTCGGACTGACTGCTTCGGCGGGTGTGGCCGGTTGGATCGAGTTCCATCTGCTGCGCAGGAAGATGAACAAGAGACTCGGCGCGACGGGCGTCACCGCATCGATGATGGTCAAGCTGTGGAGCGCGGCCATCGTGGCGGCCCTCGCGGCGTGTGCGGTCGAGCGTTATATGCCCGAACAGCGGCCGATTATCACTGCGTTTTTCGTGCTATCGACCTACGGCGTTGCGTATTTCGTGGTGACGTTTCTGCTGCGCGTTGCCGTATGCAGGGAAGTCATCAGCAAGGTAATGCGGCGCGCGGGCATCGGGTAA